The window TCGGCGCTCACGATGTCGATCAGCCGGTTGAAGCGTTCGAAGCCACCCGGTATCGCGTGACCGAGGTTCACCAGCACTTCGCGATGCGGCAACCGCGCATCGCCGCTTTCTGCCAGCACCACCGGCGAGCGCGCGACCGTGTGCGGCTCGCCATCGCAGCGGCAGTGGGCGATGAACTCCGCGGGCGCAAAGGTCCAGAGCGCGAGGTCGACGGCTTCCAGCATCGGCGCGTCGCCGACCACCACCACGCGCGCCCCGCGCACGCCGACCGCCTTGCGCAGCAAGCGGCAGGCGTAGTTCACCTTGTCCGGCGTGTTGAAGTGGAAGTCGATTTCGGTCATGGCCGTTGCCGGTGCGTTCGGTGCGTTACCGGGCCTTGGCGGGTTTGCGGGCCTTGGGGGGCGGCACCGGCTGGGCGCCGCCTTGGCGAGCCCGCTCCAGCAGATACGACAGCAGCAGGCCGACGGGCCTCCCAGTCGCGCCCTTGGCAGCCCCGCTCTTCCACGCCGTGCCCGCGATGTCCAGGTGCGCCCAGGGAAAGTCGCCCGCGAAGCGCTGCAAGAACTTGGCCGCGGTGACTGCGCCGCCGGCGCGGCCCGCGACGTTCGCCACGTCGGCGAAATTGGTCTTGAGGCCCTCGGCGTAGTCCTCGTCCAGCGGCATCCGCCAGCAGCGGTCCTGTGAAGCCTCGCCGGCCGCGAGCAGCGCGTCGGCCAGCGCGTCGTCGCTGGAAAAGAGGCCGCTGCGCACACCGCCCAGCGCTACCACGCAGGCGCCGGTCAGCGTGGCGATATCGACCACCACCGCGGGATTGAAGCGTCTGGCGTAGGTCAGCGCGTCGCACAGGATCAGGCGCCCCTCTGCATCGGTATTGAGGATCTCGATGGTCTGCCCGCTCATGCTGGTGACCACGTCGCCGGGCTTGATCGCGCGGCCGTCGTTCATGTTCTCGCAGGTCGGGATCAGGCCTACGACGTTGATCGGGGGACGGATGTCGCCGAGCGCGCGGAACACGCCCAGCACGCTGGCGGCGCCGCACATGTCGAACTTCATCTCGTCCATCTCGGCCGCCGGCTTGAGCGAGACGCCACCGGTGTCGAAGGTGATGCCCTTGCCCACCAGCACCACGGGCGCGTCGCCCTTGGAGGCACCCTGATAGCGCAGCACGATGAATCGCAGCGGCTCGGCCGAACCTTGTGCCACCGCACTGAACGCGCCCATGCCAAGCTTCTGGACTTCCTTGGGCCCCAGCACCTCGCACTTCAGGTGCGGCAGTTCTGCGAGTTCCTGCGCCGCATCGGCCAGCATCGAGGGGGTGCAGTAGTTGCCGGGCCGGTTGGCCCATTCCTTGGCCAGCTCGATGCCCGCGACCGTGGCCACCGCCTCGTCGAAGGTCCCGCGCAGTGCTGCCGAATCGGGCACGCCGAAGCTCAGCTGCCGAATCGAGCGCGGCTCGGGCTTGGACTTGGTGGCGGTGTAGACATAGCTCGCATCGGCCGACGCGATCACCGCGCTGCGCAGCCCCGCCGCGTCGGCGCCCTGGGCGAAAACGATCGCCACTCGCTTGGGGTCTGCCGCCTTGACCGCGGCAATGGCGGCCAGAACGCCGGTGCGCACCGAGGCAGGCTTGCCGTCCCCCACCGACGCCAGCAGCACGCGCGGCGCCGCCACGCCCGGCGGGCGGTACAAGGCCAGCAGCTTGCCCGCCTTGTCGCCCAGGTCGCCGGCCTTCTGGGCATCGGCCACGAGCGCGGCGATCACATCCTTGTTGGGAGAGGTTCCAGCTGCGGCGAGCACGATCAGCGCATCGCATTTCTCATTGGCAGCCTGGGTGGTGGAGAGGGTCTTGAGTTGAAAGTCCATAATCCTTTTTTTCCCTCGACGATGTTATTCCATTCCTCCATACGCAAGGAGCTGTCGCGCAGCTTCGGGGCCACGCTGGTCGTGCTGATCACCATCGTGATGACCATGATGCTGATCCGCACGCTCGGCCTGGCAGCCCGGGGCAGTGTGAATCCCTCCGAGGTCTTCCTGGTGATGACCTATACGGTCCTCGGCTACATGCCCACGATCCTGAGCCTCAGCCTGTTCGTCTCCATCGTAGGCACGCTGTCGCGCATGTACCGCGACAGCGAAATGGTGATCTGGTTTTCCAGCGGCCGAGGCCTTGCCGATTTCCTGCCACCGCTGTTCCGCTTCGCCTGGCCGATCCTGCTGCTGATCGCCGTGTTCGCGCTGGTCGGCTGGCCCTGGGCCAACTCCCAGACGCAGGGCATGCGCGACCAGTACCAGCGCCGCAGCGACATCGAACGCGTGGCGCCCGGCGAATTCCGCGAGTCGGCCGGACGCCTGCGGGTCTTCTTCATCGACAAGGACGCGCCGGACAGCTCGACGGCCAGCAACGTGTTCATCTCTTCGATCGAGCGCAATCTGCAGATCATCACCTCTGCGCAGAGCGGCCGCATCGAGAGCATCGGCGATTCGCGCTACCTGATGCTGAGGAACGGTCAGCGGCTGGAACGGCCGCTCCTGCCCGGTGAGCTCAAGATCAGCGAGTTCCGCAGTTACGGCGCCAAGGTCGGAAGCGACATCGACCCCTCCAACGGCGCCGCGCCCGTGCGTGCCAAGACGACCCTGAACCTGATGCGCGAGCCCGGCGCGGCCAACAACGGCGAACTGGCCTGGCGCATCGGCATGGTGCTCGCGGCGATCAACTTCGTGCTGCTCGCGCTGACCGTGTCGAGCGCGAATCCAAGGGTGGGCCGCAGCGGCAACCTGCTGTTCGCCCTGTGCGCCTTCGTGCTCTATTACAACCTGCTCAATCTCGGACAGAACTGGGTCAGCATGGGCCGCTACGGCATGGCTGGCTTCATGCTGGCGCTGCATGGCGGCGCGTTGGCACTCGCCCTGCTCTGGCTCGCCAAGCGCCATTTCAACTGGAGCTGGCGTCCGTTACCCGCCCGCGGCCGGTCGACGGCCAATTCCGACACGTGAAAACCATTCGCCGACTGATCTACATCGAGGTGCTGAAGGCAGTCGCCTTCGTCACCTTGGGGTTCCTGAGCCTGTTTTTCTTCTTCGACTTCGTCGACGAGCTGCAGTCCATCGGCCAGCCCGGCACGCTGGGCTACGGCGCAGCGCAGGCGCTGATGTACGTCGCCCTGCTGATTCCGAGCCATCTGTACGAGCTGCTGCCGATCGCGGTGCTGATCGGCACCATCTTTGTGATGGCTCGGCTGGCGCAGAGTTCGGAGTACACGATCCTGCGCACCAGCGGCCTCGGACCCTGGCGGGCGCTGCGCACACTGCTCGTGCTGGGACTCGGCTTCGTGTTCCTGACTTTCGCGGTCGGCGACTATGTCTCACCGGCTTCGGACCGCACTGCCCAGTTGCTGAAGTCGCGCTACCAGGGCACCTATTCGATGGTGGGCTACACCGGCGCGTGGCTCAGGGAAAAGCAGGGCGACAAGTCCTATGCCGTGAACGTGGCCTCGATTTCGCGCAACGGCACGCTGAAAGACCTGCGCATCTTCGAGTTCGGCGCGAAGGGCCTGCTGGTCTCGCACACCTCCGCTTCGCAGGCGCACATCTCCAACGGCGTGTGGACGCTGATCGGCGTCGAGCAGCAGCAATACGACACGGGCAATGCCGACAAGGTCCGCGTCACCACCACCAAAACGCCGGTCGTGAATTGGCCGACTTCATTGACGAACGAAATGGTATCGGTGGCACTGCTTCGGCCGGACCGCATGCGCACCATCGACCTGTTCGAATACATCCAGCACCTCGATGCCAACGGCCAGACCGCCCAGCGCTATGAGATCGAGTTCTGGCGCAAGGTCTTCTACCCGCTGTCCTGCCTGGTCATGGTGGTGCTCGCCCTGCCCTTCGCGTACCTGCATTTCCGCCAGGCCGGGATCACGGCGTACGTGTTCGGCGGCGTGATGATCGGCATCAGTTTCTTCCTGTTGAACAACGTGTTCGGCTATCTCGGCAACCTGAGCAACTGGTGGCCCTGGATCACCGCTGCGGCCCCCGGTCTGATCTATTCGGTCATGTCACTCGCGGCCTTTACCTGGCTGGTGCTGCGGCGCTAGCAACGCGTATGCAGAAGAACGATCTGGGCATCGTGCTGCTCGCGCACGGCTCGCGCGATGTCCGGTGGCGCGCGCCGGTGGAAGCCGTTGCGCGGCGGGTCGCCGATCTCGACCCGGCGGTGCAGGTGCGTTGTGCTTACCTCGAGCTGTCGCAACCCGACCTGCAGACGGCCACGGCCGAGTTGGTGGCGAGCGGCGCGCGCGCGGTGCGCGTGATGCCGCTCTTCCTCGGCATGGGCAAGCATCTGCGCGAAGATCTGCCGGGCCTGCTCGATCAGTTGCGCGCATCGCACCCCCAGGTGCCGGTCGAACTGGCGGCCGCCGTCGGCGAGGAGCCCGAAGTACTCGATCTGATCGCCCGGCTCGCTCTCAAGTCCTGAAACCTTCAGTGATTTCGATAGACAAGGAAGGCATAATAAATCCGGAAATAAGACGGAATTTGTTATGAATCTTCATCAGTTCAGGTTTGTGCAGGAGGCGGTGCGCCGCAACCTCAACCTGACCGAGGCGGCCAAGGCCTTGCACACCTCACAGCCGGGCGTTTCCAAGGCAATCATCGAACTCGAGGAAGAACTGGGCGTGGAGATCTTCGCGCGCCACGGCAAGCGCCTGAAACGCGTGACCGAGCCCGGCCAGCACGTGCTCGCAAGCATCGAGCTCATCATGCGCGAGGTGGGCAACCTCAAGCGCATCGGTGAGCAGTTCAGCGCGCAGGACAGCGGCACCCTGTCGATCGCCACCACCCACACGCAGGCCCGCTACGTGCTGCCGGTCCCGGTGGCCAGGCTGCGCGAGGCCTACCCCAAGGTCAACGTGAGCCTGCACCAGGGCTCCCCCGACCAGGTGGCGCGGATGGTGATCGACGAGATCGCCGAGGTCGGCATCGCGACCGAGTCGCTGGCAGACTACGCCGAGCTCGTGACCCTGCCCTGCTACGAGTGGCAGCACGTGCTGGTGCTGCCCAAGACCCACCCGCTGGCGGACAAGGAGCGCATCCATCTGGAGGACCTCGCGGCCGAGCCCATCATCACCTACCACCCCTCCTTTACCGGGCGCACGCGCATCGACCATGCCTTCGCCCAGAAGAAGCTCGCGCCGCGCATCGCGCTGGAGGCCATCGACTCCGACGTGATCAAGACCTACGTGCGCCTCGGCCTGGGCGTCGGCATCGTCGCCGAGATGGCGGTGCGCGACGACTCCAATGCCGACCTCGTCGTGCGGCCGATGGGTCATGTGTTCGGCACCAACATCGCCCGCGTGGCCTTCAAGCGCAGCGCCTACCTGCGCAACTTTGTCTTCAAATTTGCCGAGCTGCTCTCGGACCGGCTCGACCGCAACCTGATCGCCAAGGCATTGGCCGGTCATAACCAGGACTATGAGCTATGAGCGAAGCATGGCCGCCCCAAGTGGCGAAAGCTCCCTCGGGGGGCAGCGAGTACACGAAGTTTCGAGCATGGAGGCCAGTGTGAGCGATTCGATTGCCCGCACCCCGAATGTGCAGACCAAGCTGCCAAGCGTCGGGACCACCATCTTCACCGTGATGTCGGCGTTGGCTGCCGAAAAGAACGCCGTCAACCTCGGCCAGGGCTTTCCGGATTTCGACTGCGACCCCAAGCTGCTGGACGCGGTGACCGCCGCCATGGCGGCCGGCCACAACCAGTACCCGCCGATGCCCGGCATCCTGCCGCTGCGCGAGGCCATCGCCGCAAAGATCCACACGCTCTATGGCCACCGCTACGACCCGGTCAGCGAGATCACCATCACCGCCGGCGCCACGCAGGCCATCATCACTGCTGTTCTCTGCGTGGTGCGCGCCGGCGACGAGGTGATCGTGCTCGAGCCCTGCTACGACAGCTACGCGCCGAATATCGAGCTGGCCGGAGGCACGGTGGTGCGGGTGCCGCTCACCCCCGGCAGCTTCCGTCCCGACTTCGACAGGATCGCGGCCGCGCTCACGTCGCGCACGCGCGCGATCGTTGTCAACACACCGCACAACCCGAGCGCAACCGTGTGGACCCAAGCCGAGATGCGCCGGCTCGAGGAGCTCCTCGCGCCTACCGACGTGCTGGTGATCAGCGACGAGGTCTACGAGCACATGGTCTACGCAGGCGCGCGACACGAGAGTGCGGCGCGCTTTCCGGGCCTGGCGGCGCGAAGCTTCATCGTGAGCAGCTTCGGCAAGACCTACCACGTGACAGGCTGGAAGGTGGGCTATGTCGCGGCGCCGGCGCCGCTCACGGCCGAATTCCGCAAGGTGCACCAGTTCAACGTGTTCACCGTCAACACGCCGATGCAGCACGCGCTTGCCAGCTACATGGCCGACCCGGCGCCCTATCTGGATCTGCCGGCCTTCTACCAGCGCAAGCGCGACCTTTTCGCAGAAGGCCTCGCGAAGACCCGATTCAAGTTGCTGCCGAGCGCCGGGACTTATTTCCAGTGCGTCGACATCCGCGAGGTCAGCGATCTGGGCGAAGCCGATTTCTGCCAATGGCTTACCCGCGAAATCGGCGTTGCCGCCATTCCGCTTTCGGCCTTCTACGCCGAGGGCTTCGACCAGCGAGTGGTGCGCTTCTGCTTCGCCAAGAAAGACGAGACGCTCAGGGCCGCCCTCGGCCGGCTGGCCCGGCTCTGACACAAATGGTAGGAGAGTCCTGACCGACGAAGGGCGCGCCTTCCGGCGGGCAAAGTCACCGCTGCCAACGACCATGGACTCCTCGGAACACAACACCAAGGAGTCATCCATGTCGCTCTCGCTGATCCTGCTGATCGTCCTGATCCTGCTGCTGGTAGGCGCTCTGCCGAGCTGGGGCTACAGCCGCAGCTGGGGCTACGGGCCGAGCGGTGGCCTGGGCCTGGTGGTGCTCGTCGTGATCGTGCTGCTCTTGATGGGGCGCATATAGAAACGAAAATGGAGCGGCGCTCGCTGGCGCCACAACAGCAAAGCCCACCCTCGGTGGGCTTTTTTTTCGCCACGACTCCGATCCTCAGCCCTGAAGCTGCGCCCACAGTTTGTCGAGGCGCTTGATGCTCACCGGCTGCGGCGTGCGCAGCTCCTGCGCGAAGAAGCTCACGCGCAACTCTTCGAGCAACCAACGAAACTCGTCCATGCGCTCGTCCACTGCGCCCTTGCGCTCGGCAACGAGGCGCCAGTACCTCTGCTCCTGCGGTCGCAGCTCGGCGAGCCGCTGGGCGTCCCGGGCAGGATCGGCGCGCAGCTTGTCCAGCCGCAGGCTGATGGCCTTGAGGTAGCGCGCGAAATGCGCCAGCCGCGGCCAAGGCGTCTGTGCAATGAAGCGCTTGCCGACCAGCCGCTGGAGTTGCTGCGCCGCGTCCGCCGTCGCTTCGGGCTGGTTCCTCGTTTCCTTGATCTTGCGAGCGGCCAGCGTGTATTCCGCCAGGATGACGCCTGACAGGCGGGCGATCTCGTTGGCGATCAGCGTGAGCCGCCCGCGCCCCTCCTCGACGCGGCGCAAGAAGGTGGACTCGTCGGCCGGCAGCGGCTCCTGCAAGAAGGCCCGTTCCAGCGCCACATCGACGATCTGCGCGCGCAGCTCCTCCGCCGTGCCAAGCGGCATGTAGGCCACCGCCATCTTCTGCAAGTCCGGGATGTTCTTCTCGAGGTACTTGAGCGCATCCTTGAGCTGCAACGCGACCAGGCGACGCAGGCCGGCGCGGTGCTTGGCGGCGGCCGCCGCCGGCTCGTCGAAGACCTCGATCGTCACGGCATCGCCGTCATCCACCAGGGCCGGGAAGCCGATCAACGATTGGGCTCCGCGCCGCACTTCCATCAGCTCGGGAAGCTCGCCAAAGCTCCAGCTCGTGTAGCGCTGGCCCGCAGGCAATGCCGGCGGCGCGTCCGCCTTCGGCTTGCCGCCGCTCGCGGTCTGCGTGGCCCGGCCGGCATCCGCTGCGGCAAGCGCATTCGGCGAGGCCTTCACCTGCAGCCCTGCCAGCGCCTGGAAGGCACCGCGCGCCTGCGCGCCAAGCTCCGCCTTCAGTGCGCCAAGGTTTCGGCCCATTCCCAGCTGCCTCCCGTGCTCGTCGACCACGCGCAGGTTCATGAACAGGTGCGGCGGCAACATGTCCAGCTTGAAGTCAGCGCGTTTGACGTCCAGGCCGGTCTCGTTGCGCACGCGCTTGAGCAGCGCCTCGGTGAGCGATCCCTGGCCGAAGGCCTCGGGTGCTCCCAGCGCCTCGGCCAGCCGTGCGGCTGATTCGGGCAGCGGCACCAGCCGGGCGCGCGGCTTCTGCGGCAGGCTCTTGAGCAGCGCCTGCACCTTGTCCTTGAGCATGCCCGCGACCAGCCATTCGCAGCGTTCCTCGCTCACCTGGTTCAGCACGAAGAGCGGCACGGTCACGGTCAGTCCGTCCCTCGGATCGCCGGGCTCGTGCAGATAGCTGGCCGCGCAGTCCACGCCGCCCAAGCGCAGCGTCGGCGGAAAGGACTGCGTCGTGATCCCCGCTGCCTGGTGGCGCATCAGCTCTTCGCGCGTCAGGTAGAGGAGCTTCGGTGCCGCCTTCGACGCCTGCCGGTACCAGCTCTCGAAAGCAAAGCCGCTGGCCACGTCGGGAGGCAGCTGGGCATCGTAGAAGGCGTAGATCAGCTCGTCGTCGACCAGCACGTCCTGGCGACGCGACTTGTGTTCCAGTCCTTCGACCTCGCGCACCAGCTTGCGATTGGCGGCCAGGAAGGGCAGCTTGCTTTCCCACTGGCCACCGACCAGTGCTTCGCGGATGAAGATCTCGCGCGCAGCGACCGGATCGACGCGG is drawn from Variovorax sp. PBS-H4 and contains these coding sequences:
- a CDS encoding leucyl aminopeptidase, whose amino-acid sequence is MDFQLKTLSTTQAANEKCDALIVLAAAGTSPNKDVIAALVADAQKAGDLGDKAGKLLALYRPPGVAAPRVLLASVGDGKPASVRTGVLAAIAAVKAADPKRVAIVFAQGADAAGLRSAVIASADASYVYTATKSKPEPRSIRQLSFGVPDSAALRGTFDEAVATVAGIELAKEWANRPGNYCTPSMLADAAQELAELPHLKCEVLGPKEVQKLGMGAFSAVAQGSAEPLRFIVLRYQGASKGDAPVVLVGKGITFDTGGVSLKPAAEMDEMKFDMCGAASVLGVFRALGDIRPPINVVGLIPTCENMNDGRAIKPGDVVTSMSGQTIEILNTDAEGRLILCDALTYARRFNPAVVVDIATLTGACVVALGGVRSGLFSSDDALADALLAAGEASQDRCWRMPLDEDYAEGLKTNFADVANVAGRAGGAVTAAKFLQRFAGDFPWAHLDIAGTAWKSGAAKGATGRPVGLLLSYLLERARQGGAQPVPPPKARKPAKAR
- a CDS encoding DNA polymerase III subunit chi, translated to MTEIDFHFNTPDKVNYACRLLRKAVGVRGARVVVVGDAPMLEAVDLALWTFAPAEFIAHCRCDGEPHTVARSPVVLAESGDARLPHREVLVNLGHAIPGGFERFNRLIDIVSADDADRQAGRLRWRHYADRGYAIQRHDFAGSAA
- a CDS encoding CysB family HTH-type transcriptional regulator, whose protein sequence is MNLHQFRFVQEAVRRNLNLTEAAKALHTSQPGVSKAIIELEEELGVEIFARHGKRLKRVTEPGQHVLASIELIMREVGNLKRIGEQFSAQDSGTLSIATTHTQARYVLPVPVARLREAYPKVNVSLHQGSPDQVARMVIDEIAEVGIATESLADYAELVTLPCYEWQHVLVLPKTHPLADKERIHLEDLAAEPIITYHPSFTGRTRIDHAFAQKKLAPRIALEAIDSDVIKTYVRLGLGVGIVAEMAVRDDSNADLVVRPMGHVFGTNIARVAFKRSAYLRNFVFKFAELLSDRLDRNLIAKALAGHNQDYEL
- the lptF gene encoding LPS export ABC transporter permease LptF, giving the protein MLFHSSIRKELSRSFGATLVVLITIVMTMMLIRTLGLAARGSVNPSEVFLVMTYTVLGYMPTILSLSLFVSIVGTLSRMYRDSEMVIWFSSGRGLADFLPPLFRFAWPILLLIAVFALVGWPWANSQTQGMRDQYQRRSDIERVAPGEFRESAGRLRVFFIDKDAPDSSTASNVFISSIERNLQIITSAQSGRIESIGDSRYLMLRNGQRLERPLLPGELKISEFRSYGAKVGSDIDPSNGAAPVRAKTTLNLMREPGAANNGELAWRIGMVLAAINFVLLALTVSSANPRVGRSGNLLFALCAFVLYYNLLNLGQNWVSMGRYGMAGFMLALHGGALALALLWLAKRHFNWSWRPLPARGRSTANSDT
- a CDS encoding sirohydrochlorin chelatase, which encodes MQKNDLGIVLLAHGSRDVRWRAPVEAVARRVADLDPAVQVRCAYLELSQPDLQTATAELVASGARAVRVMPLFLGMGKHLREDLPGLLDQLRASHPQVPVELAAAVGEEPEVLDLIARLALKS
- a CDS encoding DUF3309 family protein, producing MSLSLILLIVLILLLVGALPSWGYSRSWGYGPSGGLGLVVLVVIVLLLMGRI
- a CDS encoding pyridoxal phosphate-dependent aminotransferase, translating into MSDSIARTPNVQTKLPSVGTTIFTVMSALAAEKNAVNLGQGFPDFDCDPKLLDAVTAAMAAGHNQYPPMPGILPLREAIAAKIHTLYGHRYDPVSEITITAGATQAIITAVLCVVRAGDEVIVLEPCYDSYAPNIELAGGTVVRVPLTPGSFRPDFDRIAAALTSRTRAIVVNTPHNPSATVWTQAEMRRLEELLAPTDVLVISDEVYEHMVYAGARHESAARFPGLAARSFIVSSFGKTYHVTGWKVGYVAAPAPLTAEFRKVHQFNVFTVNTPMQHALASYMADPAPYLDLPAFYQRKRDLFAEGLAKTRFKLLPSAGTYFQCVDIREVSDLGEADFCQWLTREIGVAAIPLSAFYAEGFDQRVVRFCFAKKDETLRAALGRLARL
- the lptG gene encoding LPS export ABC transporter permease LptG, whose protein sequence is MKTIRRLIYIEVLKAVAFVTLGFLSLFFFFDFVDELQSIGQPGTLGYGAAQALMYVALLIPSHLYELLPIAVLIGTIFVMARLAQSSEYTILRTSGLGPWRALRTLLVLGLGFVFLTFAVGDYVSPASDRTAQLLKSRYQGTYSMVGYTGAWLREKQGDKSYAVNVASISRNGTLKDLRIFEFGAKGLLVSHTSASQAHISNGVWTLIGVEQQQYDTGNADKVRVTTTKTPVVNWPTSLTNEMVSVALLRPDRMRTIDLFEYIQHLDANGQTAQRYEIEFWRKVFYPLSCLVMVVLALPFAYLHFRQAGITAYVFGGVMIGISFFLLNNVFGYLGNLSNWWPWITAAAPGLIYSVMSLAAFTWLVLRR